The following proteins are encoded in a genomic region of Leptospira wolbachii serovar Codice str. CDC:
- a CDS encoding TolC family protein, producing the protein MFPNKMREIKSNSAVVGLYVILFALLGFWVPLAAKEPNKATSLRMDDILRMAWENQVSLQTLKLQLKTTNYEWEKVNGAYAWTAEAKGTAKNTSNFNLPQYAIQGTKITDNSIQAGINKKFSTGTTLGIAVIDNRYETNAGKTQSSSGFSSFAQPSYHYATVGINISQDLLKNFFGYQDRLKLATARRSSSIQRLNTLDSLSKSLVNSLIEFWNLSLSEEVLETNSSLLGNAKLIRDIYSKKANFGFDTTGDIHQWNSIVLSATSAVKNSELERNKNRRDLLASLGKEPEENFSFLPVLIEEQIEVTSNYEEEVLIAFEKRYDVRASLLQLKNSEDSLKSADNGLLPKFSVGGTYNFKNYDQQFPQDFYGILGGRFNQNTAEFKLEYPLGNEIAEAEYTKAESEKRQAQLEWAETQNKVRADLLSKRENITVSYELFLEAKKNKQESKLFYDKALSAFRNGRGTSVVLKNAMDAYVRSQSNHSQSLITYNIAIVQYEISKGTFFEKYSLDPEQLSLLNTEENL; encoded by the coding sequence ATGTTTCCAAATAAAATGAGAGAAATCAAATCAAATTCGGCCGTCGTTGGTCTGTATGTCATTCTTTTCGCCTTATTGGGCTTTTGGGTCCCGCTCGCGGCGAAGGAACCAAACAAAGCCACTTCCTTACGGATGGATGACATACTTAGGATGGCCTGGGAGAACCAGGTCAGTCTGCAAACTCTAAAGTTGCAGTTGAAAACGACAAACTATGAATGGGAAAAAGTGAATGGTGCCTATGCATGGACAGCTGAAGCGAAAGGAACGGCAAAAAATACAAGTAACTTCAACCTTCCGCAATATGCCATTCAGGGAACGAAGATTACAGATAACAGCATTCAGGCGGGTATTAACAAAAAGTTTAGCACCGGAACAACGCTCGGAATTGCTGTCATTGACAATCGTTATGAAACAAATGCTGGTAAAACGCAAAGTTCCAGTGGGTTTTCAAGTTTTGCTCAACCTTCCTATCATTATGCCACGGTTGGTATCAATATCAGTCAGGATCTTTTAAAGAACTTTTTTGGATACCAAGATAGATTAAAATTAGCAACCGCTAGACGATCATCATCAATTCAAAGATTAAATACCTTAGATTCATTATCTAAAAGCTTAGTGAATTCGTTGATTGAGTTTTGGAATTTGAGTTTGTCTGAAGAAGTTCTTGAAACCAATTCCTCCCTACTTGGAAATGCAAAACTCATTCGAGATATTTATTCAAAAAAAGCAAACTTTGGATTTGATACTACGGGTGATATTCATCAATGGAATTCCATTGTTCTTTCTGCAACAAGTGCAGTTAAAAATTCCGAACTTGAAAGAAACAAAAACAGGCGAGACTTATTAGCTTCCTTAGGAAAAGAACCTGAAGAAAATTTTTCTTTTTTGCCTGTATTGATCGAAGAACAGATAGAGGTCACTTCGAATTATGAAGAGGAAGTTTTAATTGCATTCGAAAAAAGATATGATGTAAGGGCATCATTATTGCAATTGAAAAATTCCGAAGACAGTCTCAAATCAGCAGACAATGGTTTGCTTCCGAAGTTTTCTGTTGGTGGGACATACAATTTCAAAAATTATGACCAACAATTTCCGCAAGATTTTTACGGAATTCTGGGCGGAAGGTTCAACCAAAACACAGCTGAATTTAAACTGGAATATCCTTTAGGAAATGAAATTGCGGAAGCAGAATATACAAAAGCCGAATCCGAAAAAAGACAAGCTCAATTGGAGTGGGCAGAAACTCAAAATAAGGTAAGAGCCGACTTATTATCGAAACGAGAAAACATAACGGTTAGTTATGAACTCTTTTTAGAAGCAAAGAAAAACAAACAAGAAAGTAAACTTTTTTATGATAAGGCATTGTCTGCATTTAGAAATGGGCGTGGAACCTCTGTTGTGTTAAAGAATGCAATGGATGCCTATGTACGTTCTCAATCAAACCATTCACAATCTCTTATCACTTATAATATAGCAATCGTTCAGTATGAAATTTCCAAAGGAACATTTTTTGAAAAATATTCCTTGGATCCCGAACAATTATCTTTACTTAACACAGAGGAAAACCTATGA